In Pelagibaculum spongiae, one genomic interval encodes:
- a CDS encoding HIT family protein produces MAFQLHPQLAADTVKLGDFPLCSVLLAKDALYPWCILVPRRDEIREIHRLSEADQQQLLKESSLLAATMEQLFSAEKMNIAALGNMVPQLHLHHVARFSNDLAWPSPIWGRFAAQAYSEAALAERVSQLKQTLNEYFVA; encoded by the coding sequence ATGGCCTTTCAACTTCATCCGCAGCTGGCTGCTGATACCGTCAAACTAGGTGACTTTCCTTTGTGCAGTGTTTTGCTGGCAAAAGATGCTTTGTATCCTTGGTGTATTTTGGTGCCGCGCCGAGATGAGATTCGAGAAATTCATCGTTTGTCTGAAGCCGATCAGCAGCAGTTGCTGAAAGAGTCTTCTTTACTAGCGGCCACCATGGAACAGCTGTTCTCGGCCGAAAAAATGAACATTGCAGCGCTGGGCAATATGGTGCCTCAGCTTCATCTGCATCATGTGGCGCGTTTTTCTAATGACTTGGCTTGGCCTAGTCCTATTTGGGGGCGTTTTGCTGCTCAAGCTTATTCAGAGGCGGCATTGGCTGAACGAGTAAGCCAATTGAAACAAACGCTGAACGAGTATTTTGTAGCGTAA
- the purU gene encoding formyltetrahydrofolate deformylase: MKPVYRLTVSCPDRVGIVAKVSEFIACHGGWIIEANHHSDTESGWFFMRHEIITDSITIGLDQFKALFAPIASRFEMEWQITASEQKPKVVLMVSKEAHCLNDILFRWKSGEMNCDIVAVISNHDDLRGMCEWMEIPYHHVPVDKQNKAPHFAAVEQLIEQYQADTIILARYMQILPEAVCTRYPGQIINIHHSFLPSFAGAKPYHQASVRGVKLIGATCHYVTTDLDAGPIIEQDVLRIDHGDTTEDMQRMGRDVEKMVLSRGLRYHLEDRVLLHGNKTVVFD; the protein is encoded by the coding sequence ATGAAGCCGGTGTATCGCCTGACTGTATCTTGCCCCGATCGGGTTGGAATTGTTGCTAAAGTCAGTGAATTTATTGCCTGCCATGGTGGCTGGATTATCGAAGCCAATCACCATTCAGATACCGAGTCCGGCTGGTTTTTTATGCGACACGAAATTATCACAGACTCCATCACCATTGGTCTTGATCAGTTCAAAGCACTGTTTGCGCCAATTGCCAGCCGTTTTGAAATGGAATGGCAGATCACCGCCAGCGAGCAAAAACCTAAAGTCGTGCTGATGGTCAGCAAAGAAGCCCACTGCTTGAATGACATTTTGTTTCGCTGGAAAAGTGGCGAAATGAATTGCGATATTGTGGCGGTAATCTCTAATCACGATGATCTTCGCGGTATGTGCGAATGGATGGAAATCCCTTACCACCATGTTCCGGTCGATAAGCAAAACAAAGCACCGCACTTTGCCGCGGTCGAACAATTGATCGAACAATATCAGGCCGACACCATCATTTTGGCCCGCTACATGCAAATTTTGCCCGAAGCCGTTTGCACTCGTTATCCGGGGCAAATTATCAATATCCACCACAGTTTTTTACCCTCATTTGCCGGTGCCAAACCTTATCACCAGGCATCTGTTCGCGGGGTAAAGCTGATTGGTGCCACCTGCCATTATGTCACTACCGACTTAGATGCCGGGCCGATTATCGAGCAAGATGTTTTGAGAATTGACCATGGCGATACCACCGAAGATATGCAGCGAATGGGCCGTGATGTTGAGAAAATGGTGCTGTCACGCGGCCTGCGCTATCACCTAGAAGATCGGGTATTGCTGCACGGAAATAAAACCGTGGTTTTTGATTAA